One window from the genome of Salvia splendens isolate huo1 chromosome 9, SspV2, whole genome shotgun sequence encodes:
- the LOC121747852 gene encoding damage-control phosphatase At2g17340-like gives MESSGELVALPVLVESNYRACTIPYRFPSDNPKKPTPTELSWINLFAKSIPSFRKRAEADDSVPDAPARAEKFAQRYAEILDDLKKDPESHGGPPDCILLCQLREQILRELGFKDIFKKVKEEENAKAISLFEGVVHHNDAIQDEAARIENLIRGIFAGNIFDLGSAELAELFAKDGMSFQASCQNLLPRPWVIDDLDKFVSKWARRSWRKVIIFVDNSGADVILGILPFARELLRLGTQVVLAANDLPSINDVTYVELIEIIAKLKDENGKLLGVDASNLLITNSGNDLPVIDLSRVSQELAYLASDADLVVMEGMGRGIETNLYAQFKCDSLNVAMVKHPEVAQFLGGRLYDCVIKYNEFSK, from the exons ATGGAGAGCTCCGGCGAATTGGTGGCGCTTCCCGTGTTGGTGGAGTCCAACTACAGGGCTTGCACCATTCCCTACCGATTCCCTTCCGACAATCCCAAGAAACCCACCCCCACTGAGCTCTCTTGGATCAATCTCTTCGCCAAATCAATCCCTTCATTCCG CAAACGTGCTGAGGCCGATGATTCCGTTCCGGATGCTCCCGCCAGAGCTGAAAAGTTCGCCCAAAG ATATGCTGAGATACTGGATGATTTGAAGAAAGACCCAGAGAGTCATGGTGGCCCGCCCGATTGTATT CTTCTTTGCCAGCTCCGTGAGCAAATCCTTAGAGAATTGGGCTTTAAAGATATATTCAAGAAGGTCAAG GAGGAAGAAAATGCCAAGGCGATATCTTTATTTGAGGGTGTTGTCCACCATAATGATGCTATCCAGGATGAAGCTGCACGCATTGAAAATTTGATTAGGGGGATATTTGCTGGCAACATTTTTGATCTTGGCTCAGCTGAG CTTGCAGAGTTGTTTGCAAAGGATGGTATGTCCTTTCAAGCTAGCTGTCAGAACCTTCTCCCTCGACCCTGGGTTATTGATGATTTGGACAAGTTCGTTTCAAAATGGGCCCGGCGTTCATGGAGAaag GTTATAATCTTCGTAGACAATTCTGGTGCAGATGTCATTTTGGGTATATTGCCATTTGCGAGGGAGTTGCTTCGACTTGGTACCCAG GTTGTGCTGGCTGCAAATGATTTGCCTTCCATCAATGATGTGACATATGTCGAGTTAATAGAGATTATAGCCAAG CTGAAGGACGAGAATGGGAAACTTTTGGGAGTTGATGCTTCAAACCTCTTAATTACAAATTCTGGTAATGATCTACCG GTTATTGATCTATCAAGAGTATCACAAGAACTTGCCTACCTGGCAAGTGATGCAGACCTTGTGGTCATGGAAGGAATG GGCCGTGGAATTGAGACTAACCTCTACGCGCAATTCAAATGTGATTCTTTGAATGTTGCTATG GTGAAGCACCCAGAGGTTGCTCAGTTTCTTGGAGGACGGCTCTATGATTGTGTGATCAAGTACAACGAGTTTTCCAAATAG